From the Bacteroidota bacterium genome, one window contains:
- a CDS encoding carboxypeptidase-like regulatory domain-containing protein produces the protein MKHPIGLIAILLLLVPGHLMAQSDTTLVSGPLPEAKADLLLADTTGAVVGTATDASTGTPLAGAHAFVGETMIGTATDADGRFELTNVPPGPHTLWISMIGFEPEKQDFMVGDTTSFTFDLALEPMVLELGEVTVNARKDRRWRKRYNTFERLFLGESDLSDFVTITNKEVLDFDANWLGRFSAKAAESLLIENEALGYRVQYVLKEFSREGITIRYDGDPFFEEMEPATAEQALMWDENRKAAFLGSFKHFLLALLKGNTYEAGFRLKQIPSVDDIRNQNRRFSIDPDDLLRAGEKPGDLLLAFRGVIEITYVNEYEGADYQKWQGSSPHRRQQHQRSWIRLTTGPTLIDPIGEIVDPYGVTVYGYYAFERVANDLPKEYRIDG, from the coding sequence GTGAAGCACCCCATCGGACTCATAGCAATACTGCTGCTGCTCGTACCTGGCCACTTGATGGCGCAGTCCGATACCACGCTTGTATCTGGTCCTTTACCGGAAGCTAAGGCGGACCTTCTCTTGGCCGACACCACCGGCGCTGTTGTTGGAACTGCTACAGATGCAAGCACAGGCACGCCCCTGGCCGGCGCGCACGCCTTTGTCGGCGAAACAATGATCGGAACGGCAACTGATGCAGACGGCCGATTTGAGCTGACCAACGTCCCCCCTGGCCCGCACACCCTCTGGATCTCCATGATTGGTTTCGAGCCAGAGAAGCAAGACTTTATGGTTGGAGATACCACCAGCTTTACATTTGACCTCGCGCTAGAACCCATGGTTTTGGAGTTAGGGGAAGTGACTGTCAATGCAAGAAAGGACCGGCGTTGGAGGAAACGCTACAACACCTTTGAACGCCTCTTTCTGGGAGAATCTGATCTGTCAGATTTTGTGACCATCACAAATAAAGAGGTCCTCGATTTTGACGCAAACTGGTTGGGCCGCTTCTCGGCTAAAGCTGCTGAGTCGTTACTCATCGAAAATGAGGCGCTCGGCTACCGTGTTCAATACGTGTTAAAAGAGTTTTCCAGAGAAGGCATTACCATCAGATATGATGGCGATCCTTTTTTTGAAGAGATGGAGCCTGCAACAGCGGAGCAGGCACTTATGTGGGACGAGAACAGGAAAGCAGCTTTTCTTGGCTCATTCAAACACTTCCTCCTTGCCCTATTGAAGGGCAACACCTATGAAGCCGGCTTCAGGCTTAAGCAAATTCCATCCGTAGATGACATCCGCAACCAGAACCGTCGCTTCAGCATTGACCCCGATGACTTGTTACGCGCCGGCGAAAAGCCCGGTGATTTGTTGCTGGCTTTCCGCGGGGTTATCGAAATCACGTACGTCAATGAGTATGAAGGCGCGGACTACCAGAAATGGCAAGGTAGTTCACCACACCGCCGGCAGCAACACCAGCGTTCGTGGATTCGGCTTACAACCGGCCCTACCCTTATAGATCCAATAGGCGAAATTGTAGACCCGTACGGGGTCACAGTATATGGCTATTATGCCTTTGAACGGGTAGCCAATGATCTACCAAAAGAATATCGCATCGACGGCTAA
- a CDS encoding carboxypeptidase-like regulatory domain-containing protein, translating into MKRSPAFFALLFAGLFFAFSGTAVQAQQVPAAVITGTVVDAETGTPLAGAHVFIAESMIGTTTDGDGRYRLERVPLGAHRLYASIIGFEPAFRDIMLRESRSFTFDFQMNESVAELDGITVEAQGDKRWKRRLQRFTKIFVGETPNSRDTKILNPEVLDFADKGGTLLAFANDIIQIENKALGYRIQYFLKDFKAEPSRIQYDGEPLYEEMTPESPEQAAMWEENRRKAFYGSFRHFMLAAISGKAKEHGFETFQRATPAGAAGQGTFERGSAMNNQRVPFDVTKLLKDTDNPNEKLLELDGAIELIFKGELESKAYVEWQKTFGGPGGIRGDRYQKSLFWQENGPTLVDYKGDILNPYGVTVSGHLAFERVADELPKEYRPSR; encoded by the coding sequence ATGAAACGCTCTCCTGCCTTTTTTGCCCTGCTGTTTGCAGGCCTCTTTTTTGCCTTCTCCGGAACTGCTGTACAAGCACAGCAGGTTCCTGCAGCTGTTATAACCGGAACGGTGGTAGATGCTGAAACAGGTACGCCGTTGGCCGGCGCGCACGTTTTTATCGCTGAGTCGATGATTGGTACAACAACCGATGGCGATGGTCGGTACCGGCTTGAGCGTGTGCCGCTTGGTGCGCACCGCCTCTACGCCTCCATCATCGGTTTCGAGCCTGCCTTCCGCGACATCATGCTGCGTGAATCGCGGAGTTTCACCTTTGATTTCCAGATGAACGAAAGCGTGGCCGAGCTTGATGGGATTACGGTAGAAGCCCAGGGTGACAAACGCTGGAAGCGCCGGCTGCAACGGTTTACTAAAATCTTTGTGGGTGAAACGCCCAACTCGCGAGACACTAAAATCCTGAACCCCGAAGTACTCGATTTTGCAGACAAAGGGGGGACTTTGCTCGCTTTTGCAAACGACATCATCCAAATTGAAAACAAAGCCCTCGGCTATCGCATCCAATACTTCCTCAAAGACTTTAAAGCGGAGCCGTCTCGGATTCAGTACGATGGTGAACCATTGTACGAAGAGATGACACCAGAGAGTCCTGAGCAGGCGGCTATGTGGGAAGAAAACCGACGCAAAGCCTTTTACGGCTCTTTCCGCCACTTTATGCTTGCTGCAATTTCTGGTAAAGCCAAAGAGCACGGATTTGAGACGTTCCAGCGCGCCACACCAGCCGGCGCGGCTGGCCAGGGTACGTTTGAACGCGGCTCAGCCATGAACAACCAGCGGGTGCCCTTTGATGTAACCAAGTTGCTCAAAGACACCGACAACCCCAACGAAAAGCTGCTCGAACTTGACGGCGCCATCGAACTCATTTTCAAAGGTGAGCTCGAAAGCAAAGCCTATGTCGAATGGCAAAAAACGTTCGGCGGCCCCGGTGGCATCCGCGGCGATCGTTACCAGAAATCGCTCTTTTGGCAAGAAAACGGGCCAACGCTGGTCGACTACAAAGGCGACATCCTGAACCCTTACGGCGTTACCGTATCAGGACATCTTGCTTTTGAACGCGTGGCCGACGAGCTCCCCAAGGAATACCGCCCATCCCGGTAG
- a CDS encoding YraN family protein — protein MKRTGDFGEMLAARYLRANGFVILAQNYRAHAAEIDLVCEDQPEAGHAIGDLVFVEVKTRTTRTFGKPLEAVTPQKLALVQRAADHYLLTHNLEDRVCRFDVIGVEIRKGVPYIEHVRDVLDY, from the coding sequence ATGAAGCGTACGGGCGACTTTGGTGAGATGTTGGCGGCGCGGTATTTACGCGCAAACGGCTTTGTCATCCTTGCCCAAAACTACAGAGCGCACGCTGCTGAAATTGATTTGGTGTGTGAAGACCAGCCTGAAGCCGGCCATGCGATTGGCGATCTCGTCTTTGTTGAGGTGAAAACACGTACAACGCGCACGTTCGGCAAACCGCTAGAGGCGGTAACCCCACAAAAACTGGCCCTGGTGCAACGTGCTGCTGATCATTACCTCTTAACCCATAACCTTGAAGATCGCGTTTGCCGGTTCGATGTTATTGGGGTTGAGATCCGAAAGGGGGTGCCGTATATCGAGCACGTACGCGATGTGTTAGACTACTGA
- the fdhD gene encoding formate dehydrogenase accessory sulfurtransferase FdhD, with protein sequence MYARVAEVSVEKYTESTVAQRNDVVALEEPLEIVLLAYQKRAPVRIPVAITMRTPGDDKHLSLGLLFAEGIISSMDDVTRVEEAAANTRDKPFTTAITVYLKDHVPVDPASFARQFPSTSSCGICGRLELPDIRTRESSQAGPSVKTSLLYTLPAKARQRQTLFQHTGGIHSAALFDSEGNLMMVAEDIGRHNALDKLIGRALVNGTLLSDAMLLLSGRVSYELMQKAIAARIRCVFAIGAPSSLAVELACTYDVTLIGFLKENRFNVYAGKQRILPT encoded by the coding sequence ATGTATGCGCGCGTTGCTGAAGTTTCTGTAGAAAAATATACAGAGTCAACCGTCGCCCAAAGGAATGATGTGGTTGCACTTGAAGAGCCACTTGAAATCGTTCTTTTAGCGTATCAGAAAAGAGCCCCTGTTCGCATACCCGTTGCTATAACGATGCGCACGCCGGGTGACGATAAACATCTGTCGCTGGGACTCCTGTTTGCAGAAGGAATCATCTCATCCATGGATGACGTCACCCGTGTAGAAGAGGCGGCAGCAAATACCCGAGACAAACCGTTTACTACTGCCATCACCGTTTATTTAAAAGACCACGTACCTGTAGACCCTGCATCGTTTGCGCGGCAATTCCCCAGCACTTCCAGCTGTGGGATTTGTGGACGCTTGGAGCTACCCGATATTCGTACCAGAGAAAGCTCACAGGCCGGCCCGTCGGTCAAAACTTCGCTACTTTACACATTACCGGCAAAAGCACGCCAGCGACAAACCTTGTTTCAACATACAGGCGGCATTCACAGTGCAGCCTTGTTTGACAGCGAAGGCAACCTCATGATGGTGGCAGAAGACATCGGCCGGCACAACGCGCTGGATAAACTGATAGGAAGAGCCCTTGTAAACGGTACGCTGCTGTCAGATGCTATGCTACTTTTGAGCGGCCGGGTTAGCTATGAACTGATGCAAAAAGCAATTGCTGCCCGCATCAGGTGCGTATTCGCAATCGGTGCGCCATCTAGCCTCGCGGTTGAATTGGCGTGCACCTATGACGTGACACTCATTGGCTTTCTCAAAGAGAACAGATTCAATGTGTATGCCGGCAAACAACGTATACTGCCAACTTAA